The window TACTAATTCAAAAGCTAAAAGCTACAAAAACAACCGTCACCGCCGCCGTGCATAGTGGCCACTCACGGTGGTTACACTGGCCAAAATCCAAATTCTTCAAAACTCAACCAAACTTGAATTTAATTATACAAAGAGGTAGAGCTCGACGAGTAGATGAAGATTGATACCTCACTTGCCATCGACGGTGGCCGGAAAGCATCGAACCCTCGCCGGGAAACTCCTGGAGCTTCAATTAATCGATTCTCACTCATGAAGGCTCCTCTGAAGAATTCGAGACCACATATAGAACGAGGATGGCGAGACGGAGCTACTAGTACCATTCACGCTCGTCGCCGGAATCGGAAACCCGATCGGAGAGGCAGTCGCCTTCTCCCTCCTTTTCTCTCTCACCGGAGCTCCACTCTTCAAGCTGGAATCACAGGGAGGATCACGAGGCCAAGAGGAAGCCGTAGACACCAGCCTTGAGCCGGGAGGCGGCCGGACGACAGAGGACGGAGCTGAACGGAGCTGAGCTCCGTCGCAGCTCGGGACAGGGTCGGTCTGGGTCTGAGACTGATCTGTTCTGATCTTTTATCCTGTTCTCTCTTCCTAGATATATACACCATCAACGGCTGAGATCAAACCGCCAAATTTCTATTTTTAATTAAATTCTTGAATAATACCAACATCTAAAAATCATTAAAAATAGTTCCGAGATGTCCAAACGATGCTCCGAAAAATCCAACGAACTCGTTACGACGTCTAGATTAATCCTATGGGCTAAAAAGACAAAATTGACAAACTAAAAATTTGAATAATTTTCAAAAGAATTGAAAGAATAATAGAAATTGAAATAAAAATAGCTCGAAAATAACTTTCCTTTTAAAAATAGAAAACTGAAATTCCAGGATGTTACAATCCTACCTCCTTAACAGAATTACTGAAATTCATTTAACACAAAAGAAATAACAATTTTTGAAATAACAACAAAGTTTCATGACGTACTTCAATTAAACAAAAGTGACATCTTCGGGCAAGATTCTCAACCCGCTGCACAGGCAATAACCTTCTCCTAAGATACAAGTACCAAGCTCTTAGGTGCAGCTAAGAACTAAAGTTATCTTTTATCACTTTTGTATTCTAAACAAATCGCTTAAAATCATTCTCGAAGAGGTAGAACAAATAGTGAAAATGTTGGAATAAGAATACAAAATCATTTCAAATCGTAAGATTGAAGATAACGAATGACAGATTTTTGAAATCAAAACCAAATGAGAACAATACTGAATAAACAGAAATTTCGAAAACAAGAAGTAACAAAATCGTTCTCACTCAATCCCCTTTCTAAATCTAAAGTCACTCGCCCACTTAATAATTGCTAAAGTCTTAAAGTTAGTTTCTAAAAGTCCTAAACTTCCACATATCTAGGTTGTCGAAAACCCGGTTAGCTCTGATACCACTTTGTCACACCCCAAACTCGATGTCGGTGGTTTCCAAGCATCTGACGCCGAACTCGAGGCGTCAGCGGGAAAAGTAAATGAAAATAGAACAATTTCAAATACTTTTCTCAAAATAAAAGAAAATAAAACGTTTACAAATAACAAAATCAATTACAAAACAAAATAGGTCTTGTGGGTTCTAATCTTCCGTAACTCTTCTATTATTGTACACGTCAGCTAAACGTCACAGATAGATTTTTCGAAAGACGTGTCCGCCTAGGAACCTGAACAAAATTCTATAGGGGTGAGCTTAAGCTCAGTAGGGCTAAACCTCTTAAGTTATTCTTATTTAAGTCGCAAAACCAAGTTATCAAGTAAGAAAAACTAAAAATTTGAATAATTTTCAAAAGAATTGAAAGAATAATAGAAATTGAAATAAAAATAGCTCGAAAATAACTTTCCTTTTAAAAATAGAAAACTGAAATTTCAGGATGTTACAGCCTAGTCCCATCTGTATGGGCACCCAAGTTGGATTCGTGAGTAACTCTATTAATTTATGAATACTGAAGATTAATACTAAATAATATTGATAATGACATGTTCACGACGCGATGATTCTCTAATCATTTATGAGATTATAAGATATTTAAGTTTATGTTTCCTTAAGAGAAAACATACTCAAATATTGTTAATGTTTCATTATGCCTGTTTATTCGCATTATGAAGTTACCTCTTTTTCACGGGTAATTCTTCGAAGTTAGAGTATTATATAATTTAAATTTTGAATTTTGTTTTACAATTTAATTCTTTTATATTCTTATACTGTATCCGTTTATTTAATTCATCAAAATTTACATTCTCTTTTCAATTTCACGAGATCTAACTGTATATACATATGTTGGGATTCTAGTTTGATAAATCAGGAAAACTTTGCAAAAAAAATTTTGTTTCGGTCTCCTTGCTTGATTTTTGGTTCGCATATATACCCCTTGAGCTGTTGTGCTTTGTAATTCTTATTTCATAGCCTCCTCCTTCACAGTCACCCTATTTCTCTCTTTCTTCTGTTTACACCCTCTGGAAAACTAGAAGACTATAAAACAACTATAAACTAGAGCCAATCCAAACCAATCCGTAGGGTTTGCCAGAGACAAAAACCCTAGCTACTAACGCTCATTGATCTGGGTAAGCTCTCGAAACCTCTTATATCTCTCCTTGTTTCAGTTCCCTCCTCTATAGCCTGTTGCATATTCATCGAATACTGAACCCAACACCCTTTGTTAAAGAAAGATAAAACCCAATTTGCTTTGGTGAAGGCCTAATTGAAAGCAAGAAAGATTGACACTTTGAAGGGATATTGATTGGGGTTTTGGGCCTAAGGGTTTTAGGTCCATGGCTGATCTTGAAAAAGCGATACTTATCGTTTTTGATCAATCGGGCACGGTTCATTCTGAGCTGAAACAGAAAGCTACGGAATATTGTGAAAAGATTAAGAATGAACAAGCAATTTGTAGCATTTGCATTGAAAGGATATGCTTTTCGAATTTATATCAAGTCCAGTTTTGGTGTTTACAGACCCTGCACGAGGTTGTTAAGGTCCGGTACTCGTCAATGAGTCCAGATGAGAGGTATTTGATCCGAAAATCGGTGTTTTCAATTGCATGTTTTGGTGCTATTGATGATAACAATGTTGTTAGGGTTTTAGAAGGTCCTGCATTTATAAAGAACAAACTTGCCCAGGTTCTGGTGACTTTGATTTATTTTGAGTACCCGTCAATTTGGTCATCTGTATTTGTGGATTTCTTGTCACAATTGAGTAAAGGGGCAATGGTTATTGATATGTTCTGTCGGGTTTTGAATGCTTTGGATGATGAAGTGATCAATGTGGACTACCCTCGGACACCTGAAGAACTATCAGTGGCAACCCGGATTAAGGATACAATGAGGCAGCAGTGTGTACCTCAAATAGTTAGAGCTTGGTATGATATTGTTTCTATGTATAGGAACTCTGATGAAGAGCTGTGTACTACTGTATTAGATGCAATGAGGAGGTTTATTGCTTGGATTGATATTGGTTTAATCGTAAATGATGCATTCATCCCATTATTGTTTGATTTAGTTTTGGTTGATGGGCTATGTGAACAACTCCGAGGTGCTGCAACTGGGTGTTTGACTGCAGTGGCATCTAAAAGGATGGAACCTCAATCAAAACTATCACTGTTGCAGAGTCTTCAAATCCGTCGAGTGTTTGGGCTGGTAGCGAAGGATAGTGACTCAGATTTGGTTTCCAAAGTAGGTGCATTGCTTACTGGGTATGCGGTTGAGGCTCTTGAATGCTTTAAAAACTTGAATTCTGAAGATGCGAAGGGTGTTTCAATGGAGCTGTTGAATGAAGTTCTGCCCTCTGTATTCTATGTGATGCAGCACTGTGAGTTGGAATCAACATTTAGTATTGTGCAATTTCTTTTAGGTTATGTTGCCACCATGAAGACTCTTTCTCAATTGAGGGAAACACAGCTGCATCATTTGGGCCAGATTTTGGAAGTAATTCGTACAGAGATCCGTTATGATCCTATATACCGTGATAATCTTGATACGCTGGATAAGATTGGGAAAGAAGAAGAAGATAGGATGGTGGAGTTCCGAAAGGATTTGTTTGTGCTGTTGCGTAATGTAGGTCGGGTAGCTCCTGATGTTTGTCAGATATTCATTAGAAACTCATTGGCTGCTTCTGTTGCATCCTCATCAGACTGGAATGTTGAAGAGGTGGAAGCTGCACTTTCTCTATTCTATGCATTTGGTGAGTCAATGAATGGTGAGGCAATGAAAACTGGCAGTGGCCTCTTAGGTGAACTGGTACCAATGCTTTTATCGACAAGGTTCCCTTGCCATTCAAATAGGCTAGTTGCTCTTGTGTATCTAGAAACAGTTACAAGATATATGAAGTTTGTACAAGAGAATTCCCAATACATTCATATGGTTTTGGCTGCCTTTCTCGATGAAAGAGGTATACACCATCCAAATGTCAACGTGAGTCGAAGAGCAAGTTATCTGTTTATGAAGGCTGTGAGATTGCTGAAATTGAAGCTTGTGCCTTTTATAGAGAATATTTTGCAGGTATGGTAACAAGCTGTCTTCATTACCGGTTTCCCATCTTCTTTGGACATTTGTCACAATTCGTTATTTCACTTCACTACATCTTTGCTAAACTGATTAAAACTGGATTTTTCAGAGTCTGCAAGACAGAGTCGCTGGATTTACAAGTATGGATTATACATCAAAAGATCTTTCTGCATCTGAAGATGGTAGTCACATTTTTGAGGTACTTCCGACATCTATAACAGACCTCTTGTATGGAAGTTTTATCAGAGATGCTGCAGGCACTTAATTGGGTCTAATATGATGTTCTTCTCTTTGTAGGCAATTGGTGTTTTAATTGGTATGGAAGATGTAGCACCAGCAAAACAGTCTGATTATCTCTCTTCACTTCTGACACCTCTTTGTCAACAGGTTATATGAACTTGCAATTATAAAACTAATAATATCTTGGGGCTTCCAGCCCGAAATCTTTTATGACTAGTTAATGACCAACTAGAATGTGAGATATGCATCTGACATGGACTTCTTACCATCTAGGTTGAGGCGTTGCTTATGAATGCCAAAGTATTGACTCCTGAAGAGGCGCCTCAAAAAATTGCTAATATTCAGCAGATAATTGTGGCAATAAATTCTCTCAGCAAGGTTCTTTTAATGCCCTTTTACCTCCTAGTTAATATGTTACCTGGTTGAAGTTATTATTCATTATATACTACTGCAAGTGTGTGAAACGGTTTACAAATCGGTTGTCTTTTGCCTTATAAAACTTGCTAAAGCACATCAATTTTATATTGTATCTGCCTTTCCCCTTTTGCTAATGTGCCATATATGTAATAAGCACATTTTTGATGGTTAGAACTTCATATTAATGAGATATTCTACTGGTATTTGTATGGCATTCAGGGCTTCAGCGAGCGTCTTGTAACTACTAGTCGCCCTGCAATAGGTCTCATGTTCAAGCAGGTTGGTATTCCATATTCTTAATACGTTCTCTACTTAGCATATGTGTGTGTGTCTATATATATATATATATATTTTCTTCCAATTATGATGGTGGAATCAAGCTTTATAACATTTTTAGTAATTGAATCATAAAATTTGATGAAATCTATAATACAAACTCATGGGTTCTCTGATTTTATCTCTTTGTATTTTGGAGTTGATCACCTATAAGTTCTCTTGACTGGAAATGATGGTGTGTATTTATATTGTACTATACTGCTGATTAGTGTGTTTGGCTTATAAGTGGGAACTGGTGTTACCATAGAACTGCTTGAGGAGAAACCCTGTAAATATTGTTATATTTTAACAGTTAACATTCTTTCTCCTGTTTATCCAGACATTGGATGTTCTCCTGCAAGTACTCGTTGTGTTTCCTAATATAGAGCCTTTGCGAAGTAAGGTAAGAAGTCCTGTGTGGAAAATCAAAGCACTTTGTTTTTGATATCCTTTCATCTGTTCTTGTTAACTGATGCTGCTCTACTGTACCCAGGTGACTTCATTTATACACCGCATGGTCGAGACTTTAGGAGCATCTGTTTTCCCATACCTCCCAAAGGCACTAGAGCAATTGCTTGTGGACAGCCAGGTAAAAAGCCAGTTCTCGTCAAATTTATAATTGTATATTTGATTTTGAACTTTTGTTTTACATACATACACTTGAGAACAATTTATTGGTGAAACTAGAGAAGAGAACAACATAACTGCTGAAATGCATTTACGCACAAAAGATCTAAGAGAAAAACTAACAGTTTGGTGTCACATTCTGGTTGTGTTGACATCAAGGTTTTTAATTCTGGATTATATTGTGATGCAGCCGAAGGAGTTAGTTGGTCTGCTTGTATTGCTCAATCAACTGATATGCAAGTTCAACACATTGTTTAGTGATATATTGGATGAAGTATTTCCTGCTATTGCTGGTAGGATATTGAACATCATTCCAATTGATGCATTCCCTTCAGGACCTGGAACCAATACTGAGGTATGAGATGTGACACACTACAAGGATAGGTTAGGTGTTTGTAGTCATAATAACTGCTTGATGAATGATCTGTTTCTTATGTATCAAGCATGTTATATATTATAAGAGGGATTATGATGTCACTGATTGTGCATGTTCTTGTTAGTCATATATGAGGTATTATTAGTTAGTAATCAAATCATTTGATCAAAGGTTCATCACTCAGTGATTGGTCTGTATCTTTAATTGCGAGCCATGCAAGTTTAATTGCGAATCCTGTTTCAAATAAGAAATCAAACAGTATCTTTCATCTATTATGGAAGTTTTTCTTTTTTGTTGTTGTTATTTTGTTGTGGTTTTGTCTTAAAGGCTGGATGTTTTTTTTTTAAGAAATGTTGACCTCAATCCATCATATAGTAGTAGTATGTTGCATCAACTGTTTCATATCTTAGGTTGTAACGAATTTTTCGTATGTGTTGTGTTTTCATTATTGAAAGCGTCGGTTGATTTGAAGCATCAATCGCTTTTGACAGCGTTTCATTGGAATTTGAATCCCAGGGTTGAGATTTTTAGTAATATATTTCAATCTTTGTTCTCCTTGTAGGAAAATCGGGAACTGCAAGAAGTTCAGCGAACATTATATACATTTCTTCATGTGATAACTACACATGATCTATCATCTGTTTTCCTATCCCCCAAAAGTAGGAGCTACTTGCAGCCAATTATGCAGTTGCTTCTGTTCACCTCTTGTAAACACAAGGACATTCTTGTAAGAAAGGTAGGTGCACTTGGTTTAACTTTGTAAATTTGGGGTTTATCTCTACAGCAATACTTTCTGACACGATATATCTGTTACTTAGGTATGTGTACAGATATTCATTAGGTTAATCAAAGATTGGTGTGCAATGCCTAATGGTGAAGAAAAGGTAAGCTCTTGCTGTCGGTACTGCTAGGTTGTATTTTGTTAAAATATTCTCATGCTTTCATCTAAAAAACTCTTGTTTTCAGGTACCGGGTTTCCAGAGTTTTATAATAGAGACCTTTGCTACAAACTGTTGCTTGTACAGCCTGCTTGATAACTCCTTCGAGTTTCGTGACGCAAATACTGTAAGATTAATCGCTACTGTTTGTAATCTCATATTTACTAACTTCTCTTGTAATTATATGCCGGTAAGACAATTGAAGTGTGACCAAGGATGGGCTAACTTCAATCCCTAGGTTTGGAAGCATTAAATACACCAATGCAAAGTAGAAGGAATAGAAGGCTAAGTCTCTTACTTCAAAGCAGATTTGGGGACAGAAATGTTCCATTTGAAAATAATCTAAATACTTAAGAAGCTCGAATTTCGGCTATTGTTAATTTTTTTCCCATGCTATGGCAATCAATTTTTTATGAGAAATGGGCACCATAGATGTTGAGGGTCTGCAGTTAAAAAGTTTACTCATGAGTGATCTAAGGAGCTCTCTGTTGAGGAAATGCGGTGTCACTTCTAATGATGAGAAGTGGAATCCGTGTCGTTCACTCTGTGGACATGTTTTTGCAATTGGTTATCAGGATTTTTAGAAGTTGAGGATATGATTAGTAATAGATTACAGAATTTGGCTGTACCATGGAGGTAATCCTCAGTTGAATGGGTGTTTAGTGCCTTATCCTATAGTTGGACCAAGTTCTGCAAAACAAGTTGGCATTATGTCTGTGCCTTTGTGGTGAACTTGTACATTCAGTTGAATGCAATGCTTACTTCAAATATGTATTTGGTGAATCATGACTATGCGCTTGCATCTGTAGTTACCTCCTATAGAATTCTTCCAATAAAGCCAATTTCCTCATCCTTGAACTATTAGTCTATACATTAATAGGAAAGCGATAACTGATCACGCAAGTACCACATAAGCAATGTACTTGTTATTTCTGATCTACAATTTTTATGAAACATTATTCGATATCTACAATAGATTCAAGTGTGGATGTTGATACTTGTGGGGAATTTATGTATTGTGGATTTCCTGT of the Fragaria vesca subsp. vesca linkage group LG6, FraVesHawaii_1.0, whole genome shotgun sequence genome contains:
- the LOC101300645 gene encoding exportin-T-like is translated as MADLEKAILIVFDQSGTVHSELKQKATEYCEKIKNEQAICSICIERICFSNLYQVQFWCLQTLHEVVKVRYSSMSPDERYLIRKSVFSIACFGAIDDNNVVRVLEGPAFIKNKLAQVLVTLIYFEYPSIWSSVFVDFLSQLSKGAMVIDMFCRVLNALDDEVINVDYPRTPEELSVATRIKDTMRQQCVPQIVRAWYDIVSMYRNSDEELCTTVLDAMRRFIAWIDIGLIVNDAFIPLLFDLVLVDGLCEQLRGAATGCLTAVASKRMEPQSKLSLLQSLQIRRVFGLVAKDSDSDLVSKVGALLTGYAVEALECFKNLNSEDAKGVSMELLNEVLPSVFYVMQHCELESTFSIVQFLLGYVATMKTLSQLRETQLHHLGQILEVIRTEIRYDPIYRDNLDTLDKIGKEEEDRMVEFRKDLFVLLRNVGRVAPDVCQIFIRNSLAASVASSSDWNVEEVEAALSLFYAFGESMNGEAMKTGSGLLGELVPMLLSTRFPCHSNRLVALVYLETVTRYMKFVQENSQYIHMVLAAFLDERGIHHPNVNVSRRASYLFMKAVRLLKLKLVPFIENILQSLQDRVAGFTSMDYTSKDLSASEDGSHIFEAIGVLIGMEDVAPAKQSDYLSSLLTPLCQQVEALLMNAKVLTPEEAPQKIANIQQIIVAINSLSKGFSERLVTTSRPAIGLMFKQTLDVLLQVLVVFPNIEPLRSKVTSFIHRMVETLGASVFPYLPKALEQLLVDSQPKELVGLLVLLNQLICKFNTLFSDILDEVFPAIAGRILNIIPIDAFPSGPGTNTEENRELQEVQRTLYTFLHVITTHDLSSVFLSPKSRSYLQPIMQLLLFTSCKHKDILVRKVCVQIFIRLIKDWCAMPNGEEKVPGFQSFIIETFATNCCLYSLLDNSFEFRDANTLVLFGEIVLAQKVMYEKFGNDFLVHFVSKGFPAAHCSQDLAEKYCQQLQGSDIKALKSFYQSLIENLRLQQNGNLPVR